A window of the Cicer arietinum cultivar CDC Frontier isolate Library 1 chromosome 6, Cicar.CDCFrontier_v2.0, whole genome shotgun sequence genome harbors these coding sequences:
- the LOC105852319 gene encoding uncharacterized protein, protein MNLKKISDEPFNFRPILPCSSSLTGCCDTFTTVSQYRDHNLILSFLQGLNDNYYAIRSQILLVDPLPPLTNIYSMILQQERQLNVGNNRILCDPTILAVDTRNSSAKYFPGTKPRKWLIQKDLKTLKMIGNATLCHGLYELVCHHSNTHDAFRTAPLIHVVDTFTPIFPLTHIWHYRLGHPSSTCYTNVTKANSDD, encoded by the exons ATGAATCTGAAGAAAATCTCTGACGAGCCCTTCAATTTTCGTCCTATTCTGCCGTGTTCCTCTTCTTTAACTGGTTGTTGCGACACATTTACAACAGTCTCTCAATATCGAGATCACAATCTTATTTTGTCTTTCTTGCAAGGTCTCAATGACAATTACTATGCGATTCGTTCCCAAATTCTTCTTGTTGATCCTCTTCCTCctcttacaaatatttattccatGATTTTACAACAAGAACGTCAATTGAACGTTGGAAACAATCGAATTTTGTGTGATCCTACTATTTTGGCTGTTGACACCCGAAATTCCTCTGCCAAATACTTCCCTG GTACCAAACCAAGAAAGTGGTTAATACAAAAG GATTTGAAAACTTTGAAGATGATTGGTAATGCCACTCTTTGCCATGGCCTATATGAACTAGTTTGTCATCACTCTAATACTCATGATGCTTTTAGGACTGCTCCATTAATCCATGTCGTAGATACATTTACTCCTATTTTTCCTTTGACTCATATATGGCACTATCGATTAGGACACCCTTCTTCTACTTGTTATACTAATGTAACCAAGGCAAATTCTGATGATTAA
- the LOC101507623 gene encoding LOW QUALITY PROTEIN: transcription factor MYB59 (The sequence of the model RefSeq protein was modified relative to this genomic sequence to represent the inferred CDS: substituted 2 bases at 2 genomic stop codons), with protein sequence MAQDEISRKGPWTEQEDYKLAYFVGLFGDRRWDFIAKVSGLEGGGREXXIGLNRSGKSCRLRWVNYLHPDLKRGKMTPQEQHLVLDLHSKWGNRWSRIARKLPGRTDNEIKNYWRTHMRKKRAQEKKNETPSISSSPESSSCQSSHSSNNNNHGVDSHDGSKDGGEESFYENQVQEDIEQGYSMDDIWKDIAMSENDINNLDKPVYDGHSSEPLMPSTSWEDYSSDPLWVMDDEENNFLFPIGDQYFSFYDQQGSTFLIG encoded by the exons ATGGCACAAGATGAAATATCACGAAAAGGGCCATGGACAGAGCAAGAGGACTACAAATTAGCATATTTTGTTGGGTTATTTGGTGATCGTAGATGGGACTTTATAGCAAAGGTTTCAGGTTTGGAAGGTGGCGGGAGAGAGTAATAAATAG GTTTGAATCGTTCAGGTAAAAGTTGCAGGTTACGTTGGGTTAATTATCTTCACCCTGATCTCAAACGTGGCAAGATGACTCCACAAGAACAACACCTTGTCTTGGACCTTCACTCTAAATGGGGAAATAg ATGGTCAAGAATTGCTAGAAAGCTACCGGGACGAACAGACAATGAGATAAAGAATTATTGGAGGACACACATGAGGAAGAAAAGGGCACAAGAGAAAAAGAATGAAACACCTTCAATTTCATCATCACCTGAATCTTCTAGTTGTCAATCTTCACAttcatcaaataataataaccaTGGTGTGGATTCACATGATGGTTCTAAAGATGGTGGAGAAGAAAGCTTTTATGAAAACCAAGTACAAGAAGATATTGAACAGGGTTACTCTATGGATGATATATGGAAAGATATTGCTATGTCAgaaaatgacattaataatCTTGATAAACCTGTTTATGATGGACATAGTAGTGAACCTTTAATGCCTTCTACATCATGGGAGGATTATTCTTCAGACCCATTATGGGTTATGGATGATGAAGAAAACAACTTTTTATTCCCTATAGGTGACCAATATTTTTCCTTCTACGATCAACAAGGGAGTACATTTCTAATCGGTTAA